One window of the Sparus aurata chromosome 7, fSpaAur1.1, whole genome shotgun sequence genome contains the following:
- the LOC115585790 gene encoding P2Y purinoceptor 1-like produces CPRVSFDFTGRFLLPVYILVFIIGLVANGWGLKSLRHNWNKLGNVNVFVFNLGLTDILYLLTIPFLVVYYSMGSKWIFGEAFCKITRFCFNVNLYGSIGFLTCISVYRYLAIVHPMRAMGRITVTRSVIISVIVWLLVSVQSLPDMFFTKASRNKTGKCYDTTDNAHVEDYLKYTLGWTLTGFCIPLLITLGCYGHVIVVLCSTNTIDKVLKQRSLKLMFILILLFSVCYIPYHVFRNLDLWTRVLTKQGICYKWYNGVYIARQISRVLVCLNSALNPLVYLHAHENIRAQFRRLIQQARQVVVQPSVPPTQFSLVQMV; encoded by the coding sequence TGTCCTCGTGTCAGCTTTGACTTTACAGGCAGATTCCTGCTTCCTGTCTACATCTTAGTGTTCATCATTGGTCTGGTGGCTAATGGATGGGGACTGAAGTCTTTGCGGCACAACTGGAACAAGCTGGGTAACGTCaacgtgtttgttttcaaccttgGACTGACAGATATTTTGTACCTGCTCACAATCCCATTTTTGGTGGTGTACTACTCCATGGGGAGTAAATGGATCTTTGGAGAAGCATTCTGCAAGATAACAAGATTCTGCTTCAATGTGAATCTATATGGCAGCATCGGATTCCTGACTTGTATAAGTGTGTACAGATACCTGGCCATTGTTCATCCAATGAGAGCGATGGGAAGAATAACTGTCACCCGTTCTGTGATTATCTCAGTCATAGTCTGGCTCTTGGTGAGTGTCCAAAGTCTTCCAGACATGTTCTTCACAAAGGCATCTAGAAACAAGACTGGAAAATGCTACGATACCACGGATAACGCCCACGTTGAGGATTACCTGAAATACACTCTTGGATGGACGCTCACTGGGTTTTGTATCCCGTTACTCATCACACTGGGCTGCTATGGACATGTTATTGTTGTTCTCTGCAGCACAAATACTATTGACAAGGTACTGAAACAGAGAAGTTTAAAGTTGATGTTCATCTtgattcttctcttctctgtctgttacATCCCCTATCATGTATTCAGAAATCTCGACCTCTGGACAAGAGTTCTTACAAAACAGGGGATATGCTATAAATGGTATAATGGAGTCTATATTGCTCGTCAGATAAGTCGTGTCCTTGTGTGTCTGAACAGTGCTCTCAACCCTCTGGTTTACCTCCatgcacatgaaaacattcGTGCTCAGTTCAGACGATTGATTCAGCAAGCTCGTCAGGTTGTAGTGCAGCCGTCCGTCCCCCCTACTCAGTTTTCCCTGGTGCAAATGGTCTGA
- the LOC115585787 gene encoding P2Y purinoceptor 1-like, with the protein MLNETACPSVSFDFTGKFLLPVYILVFIIGLVANGWGLKSLLHNWNKLGNVNVFVLNLGLTDVLYLLTLPFLMVYYSMKNKWIFGEAFCKITRFCFNVNLYGSIGFLTCISVYRYLAIVHPMRAMGRITLTHSVMISVIVWLLVSVQSLPDMFFTKTYGNNTEKCYDTTDNDYVEDYLKYTLGWTLTGFCISLLITLGCYGHVIVVLCSTNTIDKVLKQRSLKLMFILILLFSVCYIPYHVFRNLNLWSRVLTKQGICYKWYNRVYIARQISRVLVCLNSALNPLVYLHARENICAQLRRLIQQARQAVMQASVPPTQSSLV; encoded by the coding sequence ATGCTGAATGAAACTGCTTGTCCTTCTGTCAGCTTTGACTTTACAGGCAAattcctgcttcctgtttacatcttAGTGTTCATCATTGGTCTGGTGGCTAATGGATGGGGACTGAAGTCTTTGCTGCACAACTGGAACAAGCTGGGTAACGTCAACGTGTTTGTTCTCAACCTTGGACTTACAGATGTTTTGTACCTGCTCACACTTCCATTTTTGATGGTGTACTACTCCATGAAGAATAAATGGATCTTTGGAGAAGCATTCTGCAAGATAACAAGATTCTGCTTCAATGTGAATCTATATGGCAGCATTGGATTCCTGACTTGTATAAGTGTGTACAGATACCTGGCCATTGTTCATCCAATGAGAGCGATGGGAAGAATAACTCTCACCCATTCTGTGATGATCTCAGTCATAGTCTGGCTCTTGGTGAGTGTTCAAAGTCTTCCAGACATGTTCTTCACCAAAACATATggaaacaacactgaaaaatgcTACGACACCACAGATAACGACTATGTTGAGGATTACCTGAAATACACTCTTGGATGGACCCTCACTGGGTTTTGTATCTCGTTACTCATCACACTGGGCTGCTACGGACACGTGATTGTTGTTCTCTGCAGCACAAATACTATTGACAAGGTACTGAAACAGAGAAGTTTAAAGTTGATGTTCATCTtgattcttctcttctctgtctgttacATCCCCTATCATGTATTCAGAAACCTCAACCTCTGGTCAAGAGTTCTTACCAAACAGGGGATATGCTATAAATGGTATAATAGAGTCTATATTGCTCGTCAGATAAGTCGTGTCCTTGTGTGTCTGAACAGCGCTCTCAATCCTCTGGTTTACCTCCATGCACGTGAAAACATTTGTGCCCAGCTCAGACGATTGATCCAGCAAGCTCGTCAGGCTGTCATGCAGGCGTCTGTTCCCCCTACTCAGTCTTCCCTGGTGTAA
- the LOC115585786 gene encoding P2Y purinoceptor 1-like, with the protein MLCFSFYLLRRPKHSQREGTVCTAVQKMMNETACPHVSSDFSGRFLLPVYILVFITGLVANGWGLKSLLHNWKKLGNVNVFVFNLGLTDILYLLTLPFLVVYYSMKNKWIFGEAFCKITRFCFNVNLYGSIGFLTCISVYRYLTIVHPMRAMGRITLTHSVIISVIVWLLVSVQSLPDMFFTKTYGNNTEKCFDTTDNDHVEDYLKYTLGWTLTGFCIPFLITLGCYGHVIVVLCSTNSIDKVLKQRSLKLMFILILLFSVCYIPYHVFRNLDLWTRVLTKQGICYKWYNGVYIARQISRVLVCLNSALNPLIYLHAHENIHAQLRQLIQQARQAVMRPSVPPTQFSLV; encoded by the coding sequence ATGCTCTGTTTCAGTTTTTATCTGCTGAGAAGACCAAAACATTCACAGAGAGAAGGAACCGTTTGTACTGCTGTCCAGAAGATGATGAATGAAACTGCTTGTCCTCATGTCAGTTCGGACTTTTCAGGCAGATTCCTGCTTCCTGTCTACATCTTAGTGTTCATCACTGGACTGGTGGCTAATGGATGGGGACTGAAGTCTCTGCTGCACAACTGGAAGAAGCTTGGTAACGTCAACGTGTTTGTTTTCAATCTTGGACTTACAGATATTTTGTACCTGCTCACACTCCCATTTTTGGTGGTGTACTACTCCATGAAGAATAAATGGATCTTTGGAGAAGCATTCTGCAAGATAACAAGATTCTGCTTCAATGTGAATCTGTATGGCAGCATTGGATTCCTGACTTGTATAAGTGTGTACAGATACCTGACCATTGTTCATCCAATGAGAGCGATGGGAAGAATAACTCTCACCCATTCTGTGATTATCTCGGTCATAGTCTGGCTGTTGGTGAGTGTTCAAAGTCTTCCAGACATGTTCTTCACCAAAACATATggaaacaacactgaaaaatgcTTCGATACCACGGATAACGACCATGTTGAGGATTACCTGAAATATACTCTTGGATGGACCCTCACTGGGTTTTGTATCCCGTTCCTCATCACACTGGGCTGCTACGGACATGTGATTGTTGTTCTCTGCAGCACAAATTCTATTGACAAGGTACTGAAACAGAGAAGTTTAAAGTTGATGTTCATCTtgattcttctcttctctgtctgttacATCCCCTATCATGTATTCAGAAATCTCGACCTCTGGACAAGAGTTCTTACCAAACAGGGGATATGCTACAAATGGTATAATGGAGTCTATATTGCTCGTCAGATAAGTCGTGTCCTTGTGTGTCTGAACAGCGCTCTCAACCCTCTGatttacctccatgcacatgaaaacattcatgCCCAGCTCAGACAATTGATTCAGCAAGCTCGTCAGGCTGTCATGCGGCCGTCTGTCCCCCCTACTCAATTTTCCCTTGTGTGA